From one Trifolium pratense cultivar HEN17-A07 linkage group LG1, ARS_RC_1.1, whole genome shotgun sequence genomic stretch:
- the LOC123881725 gene encoding gibberellin receptor GID1C — translation MAGSNQPLNPNDSKMVVPLNMWVLISNFKLAYNLLRRPDGTFNRDLAEFLDRKVPANANPVDGVFSFDVIVDRETNLLTRIYRPVEGDENHVNIVDLEKPVTAEVLPVLVFFHGGSFAHSSANSAIYDTLCRRLVGICNAVVVSVNYRRAPENRYPCAYEDGWKALKWVSTRTWLQSKKDNKVHIYMVGDSSGGNIVHHVALKALDSEIQVLGNILLNPLFGGEERTESEKRLDGRYFVRVKDRDWYWRAFLPEGEDRDHHACNPFGPKGRSLEGVTFPKSLVVVAGLDLVQDWQLGYAKGLEKAGQNVKLLFLEQATIGFYLLPNNEHFSLVMDEIKQFVNFDCS, via the exons ATGGCTGGAAGTAACCAACCACTCAACCCCAACGATTCCAAG ATGGTGGTTCCGTTGAACATGTGGGTTTTGATCTCCAATTTTAAGTTAGCATACAATCTTCTCCGTCGTCCTGACGGGACATTCAACCGTGACTTGGCAGAGTTTCTTGATCGAAAAGTTCCGGCAAATGCCAACCCTGTGGATGGAGTTTTCTCATTTGATGTCATTGTTGATAGGGAAACTAATCTCCTTACTCGAATCTACCGTCCTGTTGAGGGAGATGAAAATCATGTGAACATTGTTGATCTTGAGAAGCCTGTTACTGCTGAGGTTCTTCCTGTTCTTGTGTTCTTCCATGGTGGAAGTTTTGCACATTCTTCGGCTAACAGTGCTATATATGATACCTTGTGTCGTCGATTGGTTGGTATTTGTAATGCCGTTGTTGTCTCTGTGAATTATAGGCGTGCACCTGAAAATAGGTATCCTTGTGCTTATGAAGATGGGTGGAAAGCTCTAAAATGGGTTAGTACTAGAACTTGGCTGCAGAGCAAAAAGGATAACAAGGTTCACATCTACATGGTTGGTGATAGTTCGGGCGGGAACATTGTGCACCATGTTGCCTTGAAAGCTTTAGATTCGGAAATTCAGGTTTTGGGGAATATACTGCTCAATCCATTGTTTGGTGGGGAAGAAAGGACAGAATCTGAAAAGCGTCTCGATGGGAGGTATTTTGTTAGAGTTAAAGATAGAGACTGGTATTGGAGAGCTTTTCTTCCCGAAGGGGAAGATAGAGATCATCACGCGTGTAACCCTTTTGGTCCCAAGGGACGAAGCCTTGAAGGGGTTACCTTTCCTAAGAGCCTTGTCGTGGTTGCTGGTTTGGATCTTGTTCAAGATTGGCAATTGGGTTACGCCAAAGGGCTTGAGAAAGCCGGACAAAATGTGAAGTTACTATTTCTAGAGCAAGCCACGATTGGATTTTACTTGCTGCCAAATAATGAGCATTTCTCTCTTGTCATGGATGAGATAAAACAATTTGTCAACTTTGACTGTTCATAG